One Falsarthrobacter nasiphocae DNA segment encodes these proteins:
- a CDS encoding glyceraldehyde-3-phosphate dehydrogenase has translation MSLNPESEPDVTENTAGLNSEETLNDWLDREAQAEEMIPVLGRLYRRNNVVPSIHGRALINRSAVGILKLHRFARQIDGSPLNVAETLPLVKELDSLDLAAASIDVARLAVKYRTEGQGRELKDFLAEELAEIAGKGGEGAQEPRDVVLYGFGRIGRLVARLLIEHAGGGYGLRLRAVVVRPTGKNDLAKRASLLRRDSVHGPFDGTITIDEDNDTIRANGTLIQFIYANDPSQVDYEAYGIKNAIVVDNTGKWRDAEGLGQHLQSAGVSQVLLTAPGKGELKNIVHGVNHKDIADDDTILSAASCTTNAITPVLKVLNDKYGIVHGHVETVHSYTNDQNLIDNMHKGDRRGRSAALNMVITETGAASAVAKALPELKGKLTGNAIRVPTPDVSMAILNLQLENEVEKDEVNAYLREISLSTPMRKQIDYTSSSEIVSTDFVGSRQAGVVDGLATIAQGKSLVLYVWYDNEFGYSCQVLRVLETMAKANFTLYPPLEG, from the coding sequence ATGTCCCTCAACCCCGAATCCGAGCCCGATGTCACTGAGAACACCGCTGGACTGAACAGCGAGGAGACGCTCAACGACTGGCTCGACCGCGAGGCCCAGGCCGAGGAGATGATCCCGGTTCTCGGGCGCCTCTACCGCCGCAACAACGTCGTCCCCTCCATCCACGGCCGCGCGCTCATCAACCGCTCCGCAGTCGGCATCCTCAAGCTCCACCGCTTCGCGCGCCAGATCGACGGCTCGCCCCTCAACGTGGCCGAGACCCTGCCTCTCGTCAAGGAGCTCGACAGCCTCGACCTCGCCGCCGCGTCCATCGACGTCGCCCGCCTCGCCGTCAAGTACCGGACTGAGGGCCAGGGCCGCGAGCTCAAGGACTTCCTCGCCGAGGAGCTCGCCGAGATCGCGGGCAAGGGCGGCGAGGGCGCACAGGAGCCGCGCGATGTGGTCCTCTACGGCTTCGGGCGCATCGGTCGCCTCGTGGCCCGCCTGCTCATCGAGCACGCCGGCGGCGGATACGGCCTGCGCCTCCGTGCGGTCGTCGTCCGCCCCACGGGCAAGAACGACCTCGCCAAGCGCGCATCGCTGCTCCGCCGCGACTCGGTGCACGGCCCGTTCGACGGCACGATCACCATTGACGAGGACAACGACACGATCCGCGCCAACGGCACCCTGATCCAATTCATCTACGCCAACGACCCGTCCCAGGTGGACTACGAGGCCTACGGCATCAAGAACGCGATCGTCGTGGACAACACGGGCAAGTGGCGGGACGCCGAGGGCCTCGGCCAGCACCTCCAGTCTGCGGGCGTCTCGCAGGTGCTCCTCACCGCGCCGGGCAAGGGCGAGCTCAAGAACATCGTCCACGGCGTCAACCACAAGGACATCGCCGACGACGACACGATCCTCTCGGCCGCATCCTGCACGACGAACGCCATCACACCGGTCCTCAAGGTCCTCAACGACAAGTACGGCATCGTCCACGGCCACGTTGAGACGGTTCACTCGTACACCAACGACCAGAACCTCATCGACAACATGCACAAGGGCGACCGCCGCGGCCGCTCCGCCGCCCTGAACATGGTCATCACCGAAACGGGCGCGGCCTCCGCCGTGGCAAAGGCCCTGCCCGAGCTCAAGGGCAAGCTCACCGGCAACGCCATCCGCGTCCCCACCCCGGACGTCTCGATGGCCATCCTCAACCTCCAGCTGGAGAACGAGGTGGAGAAGGACGAGGTCAACGCGTACCTCCGCGAGATCAGCCTCTCCACGCCGATGCGCAAGCAGATCGACTACACGTCCTCGTCCGAGATCGTCTCCACGGACTTCGTCGGATCCCGCCAGGCGGGCGTGGTCGACGGCCTCGCGACCATCGCTCAGGGCAAGAGCCTTGTGCTCTACGTCTGGTACGACAACGAGTTCGGCTACTCCTGCCAGGTCCTCCGCGTGCTGGAGACCATGGCCAAGGCGAACTTCACGCTGTACCCGCCGCTCGAGGGCTAG
- the def gene encoding peptide deformylase translates to MTVRPITIYGEPVLHRVTADVTVFDDELQTLIDDMFETQKAAHGVGLAATQVGVGLRLFTYEYENEDGVPPRGVIINPRLRLGKVSQMLPDPDEESEGCLSVPGGSYPLKRAEWVSLTGLDREGNPLEFEATGWFARVLQHETDHLDGRLYVDRLEPRYKKRAFKFMKNRGWLTPGHTWMPGVDEDPFGH, encoded by the coding sequence ATGACCGTCCGGCCCATCACGATCTACGGCGAGCCCGTGCTCCACCGCGTCACCGCTGACGTCACGGTGTTCGACGACGAGCTGCAGACGCTCATCGACGACATGTTCGAGACGCAGAAGGCCGCCCACGGGGTGGGCTTGGCGGCGACGCAGGTGGGCGTGGGGCTGCGGCTGTTCACGTATGAGTACGAGAACGAGGACGGGGTGCCGCCGCGCGGTGTCATCATCAACCCGCGCCTGCGCCTGGGCAAGGTCTCGCAGATGCTCCCCGACCCGGACGAGGAGTCCGAGGGATGCCTGTCCGTGCCGGGCGGCTCCTACCCGCTCAAGCGCGCTGAGTGGGTGTCGTTGACGGGCCTGGACCGGGAGGGAAACCCGCTCGAATTCGAGGCCACGGGATGGTTCGCAAGAGTCCTGCAGCACGAGACGGATCACCTCGACGGGCGCCTCTACGTCGACCGGCTGGAGCCGCGCTACAAGAAGCGCGCCTTCAAGTTCATGAAGAACCGCGGCTGGCTCACGCCGGGCCACACATGGATGCCGGGCGTGGACGAGGACCCCTTCGGCCACTAG
- the orn gene encoding oligoribonuclease gives MPISQENIVWIDCEMTGLDLAKDALVEVACIVTDSELNPLGEGVDVVIRPSAEAVAGMNDFVRAMHTNSGLITELDSGVSMAEAQKVIMDCIREHCPEPKKALLAGNSVGTDKAFLARDMPEVIDHLHYRLIDVSTIKELARRWYPRAYFKAPAKTGNHRALGDILDSIAELRYYRETVFVPAPGPDSAAAEAAARRVAGGPSSGS, from the coding sequence GTGCCTATTTCTCAAGAGAACATCGTCTGGATCGACTGCGAAATGACGGGGCTGGACCTCGCGAAGGACGCCCTGGTGGAGGTCGCGTGCATTGTGACGGACTCGGAGCTCAACCCCTTGGGCGAGGGTGTGGACGTCGTCATCCGTCCGTCCGCCGAGGCCGTGGCCGGGATGAACGACTTCGTGCGGGCCATGCACACGAACTCGGGTCTCATCACGGAGCTGGACTCGGGCGTGTCGATGGCTGAGGCCCAGAAGGTCATCATGGACTGCATCCGCGAGCACTGCCCGGAGCCCAAGAAGGCCCTCCTTGCTGGCAACTCGGTCGGCACGGACAAGGCGTTCCTCGCCCGGGACATGCCCGAGGTCATCGATCATCTTCACTACCGCCTCATCGACGTCTCCACGATCAAGGAGCTCGCTCGCCGCTGGTACCCGCGCGCGTACTTCAAGGCCCCGGCCAAGACGGGCAACCACCGCGCCCTCGGGGACATCCTCGATTCGATCGCCGAGCTGCGCTACTACCGGGAGACGGTGTTCGTCCCTGCTCCTGGCCCGGACTCCGCGGCGGCTGAGGCGGCGGCGCGGCGCGTCGCGGGCGGCCCGTCGTCGGGCTCCTGA